A genomic stretch from Malus domestica chromosome 15, GDT2T_hap1 includes:
- the LOC114821794 gene encoding photosystem II stability/assembly factor HCF136, chloroplastic-like, with protein sequence MVTDEGAIYVTSNRGYNWRAAVQETVSATLNRTVSSGISGASYYTGTFNSVNRSPDGKYVAVSSRGNFYLTWEPGQPYWQPHNRTIARRIQNMGWRADGGLWHCTVCTCTQTSRYS encoded by the exons ATGGTGACTGACGAAGGTGCAATTTATGTGACATCAAACAGAGGCTACAACTGGAGGGCTGCTGTTCAGGAGACTGTTTCCGCTACTCTTAATAG AACAGTTTCTAGTGGAATTAGTGGTGCAAGTTACTACACTGGAACTTTTAATTCTGTGAATCGCTCACCCGATGGAAAATATGTTGCCGTCTCAAGCCGCGGTAATTTCTATCTCACTTGGGAGCCTGGCCAG CCATACTGGCAGCCACATAACAGAACAATTGCAAGAAGAATTCAAAACATGGGATGGAGAGCCGATGGTGGTCTTTGGCATTGTACAGTTTGTACTTGCACCCAAACAAGCAGATATTCATGA